Proteins found in one Dehalococcoidia bacterium genomic segment:
- a CDS encoding SPFH domain-containing protein, translating to MTGIYVAFGVSLLVLVVFLIIATVSRRYVKVPPNVVAVISGRKRRIIGPDGTQQTVGFRVVRGGATIVWPVIERLDFMSLEAMNLLIEVRKAITREGVPVNVDAVANVRIGSDDASIMAAAERFLTFRVEDIRSIVLKTLEGQLRAVLAVLTIERANDSREEFQQSITTAASADLAKMGIQIDNIVIQAIWDDVGYLEALGKKRTAEVKRDAEVGAAQAQREQTEKVAAAELAAAQARALADQQIAAAEKARDVAKAEYQAEVEAAAAKASQAGPLAQATAMRQVRVAEVEVEKAETEARIGVEEKRIEQARKAAEADVVVPAMARREATVAEAEGRREALIAEGSGESSKRKSLAEARQAELTAEATGRQANLLAEAEGERAKLLAQAEGERARLLAEAEGKEKLAHALNAMNEAAQLLQILPTIMEAVPEVADRITRHLAEIDKVTILDMASGNGAGGMGRFLSSATAAVKQTFEVVRETTGIDIESASRRVVDNLGLSNARAAGPAGNGAPPLPQKPAPDETEA from the coding sequence GTGACCGGAATTTACGTTGCCTTTGGCGTAAGCCTCCTCGTCCTCGTCGTCTTCCTCATCATCGCCACGGTCAGCCGCCGCTACGTCAAGGTGCCGCCAAACGTGGTCGCCGTCATCTCCGGCCGCAAGCGCCGCATCATCGGCCCCGATGGCACCCAGCAGACCGTCGGCTTCCGGGTCGTCCGCGGCGGCGCCACTATCGTCTGGCCCGTCATCGAGCGCCTCGACTTCATGTCACTCGAGGCCATGAACCTCCTCATCGAGGTCCGCAAGGCAATCACCCGCGAGGGCGTGCCCGTGAACGTCGATGCCGTCGCCAACGTCCGCATCGGCTCCGACGACGCCTCCATCATGGCCGCCGCGGAGCGCTTCCTCACCTTCCGGGTCGAGGACATCCGCAGCATCGTCCTCAAGACGCTCGAGGGCCAGCTACGCGCCGTCCTCGCGGTCCTCACTATCGAACGAGCCAACGACAGCCGTGAGGAATTCCAGCAGTCGATCACTACCGCAGCCTCGGCCGACCTGGCCAAGATGGGCATCCAAATCGACAACATCGTCATTCAGGCCATCTGGGACGATGTCGGCTACCTCGAAGCCCTGGGCAAGAAACGCACCGCCGAAGTCAAGCGCGACGCCGAGGTCGGCGCCGCCCAGGCCCAGCGCGAGCAGACCGAGAAAGTCGCCGCCGCGGAGCTTGCCGCCGCGCAGGCCCGCGCCCTGGCCGACCAGCAAATCGCCGCCGCCGAGAAGGCCCGCGACGTCGCCAAGGCCGAGTATCAGGCCGAAGTCGAAGCAGCCGCCGCGAAGGCGTCCCAGGCCGGCCCTCTCGCCCAGGCCACGGCGATGCGCCAGGTACGCGTCGCGGAGGTCGAGGTGGAGAAGGCCGAGACCGAAGCCCGCATCGGCGTCGAGGAGAAGCGCATCGAACAGGCGCGCAAGGCCGCCGAGGCCGACGTTGTCGTGCCCGCCATGGCGCGCCGCGAGGCTACCGTGGCCGAAGCGGAAGGCCGGAGGGAAGCGCTGATCGCCGAAGGCAGCGGTGAATCATCGAAGCGAAAGTCTCTCGCCGAGGCGCGCCAGGCGGAGCTCACCGCGGAGGCCACGGGCCGCCAGGCGAACCTCCTCGCCGAGGCCGAAGGCGAGCGCGCAAAGCTCCTCGCTCAGGCCGAAGGTGAGCGCGCCCGCCTGCTCGCCGAGGCCGAGGGCAAGGAAAAGCTGGCCCACGCCCTGAACGCCATGAACGAGGCCGCACAGCTCCTCCAGATCCTCCCCACGATCATGGAGGCCGTACCCGAGGTCGCCGACCGCATCACCCGCCACCTCGCCGAAATCGACAAGGTGACCATCCTCGATATGGCCAGCGGCAACGGCGCCGGCGGCATGGGACGCTTCCTCAGCTCCGCCACGGCCGCCGTCAAACAGACCTTCGAGGTCGTTCGCGAGACCACTGGCATCGACATCGAGAGCGCATCGCGCCGCGTCGTCGACAACCTCGGCCTCTCGAACGCCCGCGCCGCCGGGCCCGCCGGCAACGGCGCCCCTCCCTTGCCCCAGAAGCCCGCCCCGGACGAGACAGAGGCGTGA
- a CDS encoding NfeD family protein — MSVDQAFFLAIALFGALFLFVSFVLGSVGDFFDSVGDSIGEQLDFGGGDGDATASAEAGAGDEGPSPLSLRNLMAFMTAYGASGMITSSYGWSTLASSLFALLPGFSLAFVAYKFLQLLYGQQSNSVTEVGSLIGRTGVVEVSIPPSGLGRVTVGAAGGANTFIARAEGGAHIPAGERVVIRAVLGSDLVVARTPEVIAEAAKEVQQ, encoded by the coding sequence ATGAGTGTCGACCAGGCTTTCTTCCTTGCGATAGCCCTGTTCGGGGCGCTCTTTCTCTTCGTCTCCTTCGTCCTCGGCAGCGTTGGCGACTTCTTCGATAGCGTCGGCGACAGCATCGGCGAGCAGCTCGACTTCGGCGGCGGCGACGGCGATGCCACCGCCTCGGCCGAGGCCGGCGCCGGCGACGAGGGCCCCTCCCCCCTCAGCCTGCGCAACCTCATGGCCTTCATGACCGCATACGGCGCCTCCGGCATGATCACCAGCTCTTACGGTTGGTCCACCCTCGCCAGCAGCCTCTTCGCCCTCCTGCCGGGCTTCTCCCTGGCCTTCGTCGCCTACAAGTTCCTGCAGCTCCTGTACGGCCAGCAGTCGAACAGCGTCACCGAGGTCGGCAGCCTGATCGGGCGCACCGGCGTGGTCGAAGTGTCGATCCCGCCCTCCGGCCTCGGGCGAGTCACTGTCGGCGCCGCCGGCGGCGCCAACACGTTCATCGCCCGCGCCGAAGGCGGCGCGCACATCCCGGCCGGCGAGCGAGTGGTGATCAGGGCCGTGCTCGGGTCGGACCTGGTGGTTGCGAGGACGCCCGAAGTCATCGCCGAGGCGGCGAAGGAGGTACAGCAGTGA